The proteins below are encoded in one region of Bremerella sp. P1:
- a CDS encoding MoaD/ThiS family protein, whose protein sequence is MAIMFIPAQWRDLTHQQTEVEIDASTLRDALTELDRQFPGIHTRLFEHETVRPSIQISVDGSLNSRNLRTPLRPDSEVHFLPAIGGG, encoded by the coding sequence ATGGCCATCATGTTCATTCCTGCGCAGTGGCGAGACCTGACTCATCAGCAAACCGAGGTGGAAATTGACGCTTCCACGCTCCGGGATGCACTAACTGAGCTTGATCGGCAGTTCCCAGGAATTCATACTCGATTATTCGAGCATGAAACGGTTCGCCCCTCGATCCAGATTTCGGTCGATGGGTCGCTCAATTCACGCAACCTCCGCACACCGCTTCGGCCTGATAGCGAAGTTCACTTCCTACCGGCGATTGGCGGCGGCTAA
- a CDS encoding sigma-54-dependent transcriptional regulator produces the protein MASIHVIDDESSVCWAIEKLGTKLGHEVRVASTAEQGLDLLEENQPDLMFLDVRLPGMSGLEALPKVKEISPGTPVVLITAFGDLEVAVEAVRQGTFDYLVKPFSVEDIQTVIDRALAQHTEEDQEVRPERVSADLVGTSLAMQEVFKRIALAASSVAPIVIQGESGTGKELVAQAIHRYGPRHDQPFVAVNIASLAPSLIESELFGHVRGAFTNAVQDKRGFLQQANGGTLFLDEVAEIPLPTQAKLLRALEQREVVPVGGSKGEKTDFRIVCASHQDLSACVKAGTFRHDLLFRLNTFQINLPPLRERAEDITPLVHHFIHLLEKEYQRPLRISAAAMEELKKRPWYGNVRELRNAVEHAQILARSGVIEVEHLPAPVDRQWFAGSPEETSVADQLEANIRGWTKAQLNEGESENLWARFQSLAEKEMLEELLKQCDGQYLAIARILGIHRTTVKKKCEQYGLLSPDQKDD, from the coding sequence ATGGCAAGCATCCACGTCATCGACGACGAATCCAGCGTCTGCTGGGCCATCGAAAAGTTAGGCACCAAGCTGGGGCATGAAGTCCGAGTCGCCTCGACCGCCGAGCAAGGTCTCGACCTGTTAGAAGAGAATCAGCCCGATCTGATGTTTCTCGATGTCCGTCTGCCGGGCATGTCCGGGCTGGAAGCTTTGCCGAAGGTAAAAGAAATCTCACCAGGCACGCCGGTGGTGTTGATCACCGCGTTTGGTGATTTAGAGGTCGCGGTCGAAGCGGTTCGTCAAGGAACGTTCGATTACCTGGTCAAACCGTTTTCGGTGGAAGACATTCAAACGGTGATCGATCGGGCACTGGCTCAGCACACCGAAGAAGATCAAGAGGTCCGTCCCGAGCGTGTCTCAGCCGACCTGGTCGGAACTTCGCTGGCGATGCAGGAAGTCTTCAAACGCATTGCTCTCGCGGCCAGCAGCGTGGCCCCCATCGTCATTCAAGGCGAAAGCGGCACCGGTAAAGAGCTCGTCGCCCAGGCCATTCATCGTTACGGGCCGCGGCACGATCAACCCTTTGTGGCGGTCAACATTGCGTCGCTCGCTCCTTCGCTGATCGAAAGCGAACTGTTCGGGCACGTCCGCGGCGCGTTCACCAACGCCGTTCAAGACAAACGCGGCTTCCTGCAACAGGCCAACGGCGGCACGCTGTTTCTGGATGAGGTCGCTGAAATTCCTTTGCCGACCCAGGCCAAGCTACTGCGGGCACTCGAGCAGCGCGAAGTCGTTCCCGTTGGCGGATCGAAGGGCGAGAAAACCGATTTCCGGATCGTCTGTGCTTCGCATCAAGATCTGTCCGCGTGCGTCAAAGCAGGCACGTTTAGACACGATCTGTTGTTCCGCTTGAACACGTTTCAAATCAACCTTCCCCCGCTGCGAGAACGCGCGGAAGACATTACACCGCTGGTGCATCACTTCATTCATCTGCTGGAGAAAGAATACCAGCGTCCGCTGCGCATTTCGGCGGCTGCGATGGAAGAGCTGAAGAAGCGACCTTGGTACGGCAACGTGCGAGAGCTACGCAATGCGGTCGAGCATGCCCAGATCCTCGCTCGCAGCGGTGTGATCGAAGTCGAGCACCTTCCGGCACCGGTCGATCGGCAATGGTTTGCTGGATCGCCCGAAGAAACATCGGTGGCCGATCAACTCGAAGCCAACATTCGCGGCTGGACCAAAGCCCAGCTTAATGAGGGGGAATCGGAAAATTTATGGGCTCGATTTCAATCCTTGGCGGAAAAAGAGATGCTCGAGGAACTTCTCAAGCAGTGTGACGGCCAATATCTGGCAATTGCTCGGATTTTAGGTATTCACCGCACCACGGTAAAAAAGAAGTGCGAACAGTACGGACTCCTTTCGCCTGACCAAAAAGATGATTAG
- a CDS encoding FG-GAP repeat domain-containing protein yields MRSLFSLSLLLALPYVAVAAAPENFTVKVLGVDANEGCDIADFDGDGKLDVIAGRNWYRNGDWLPRPVRFFEDQNGYVHSNGDFARDVNGDGKMDVVAGDFFQGKVNWYENPGAPANLQGHLWKEHNLIDTQLTTNEATVMVDLDGDGIDEWVTNQWNPKNPLLACRFTKNDKGEPQLTSFKIGDRNGHGIGIGDINNDGRMDILVGHGWYEGPEGGPWSSEWTFHEDWQDHLPCPMLVTDINGDGKNDIIASKAHGFGLWAWIANGTDKEGKLTFEQKMIDDTFSQAHCLHLADLDGDGKDDLVTGKRVRAHNGNDPGGKEPPVMNYYTWDDSGKFTRHTINRGEVGIGLQIRTADIDGDGDIDIVVPGKDGTQILFNPLKN; encoded by the coding sequence ATGCGTAGCCTGTTCAGTCTTTCTCTACTTCTCGCCCTGCCCTATGTGGCGGTGGCTGCGGCTCCGGAAAACTTCACGGTGAAGGTGCTCGGCGTCGATGCCAACGAAGGGTGTGATATTGCCGACTTCGATGGCGATGGCAAGCTCGACGTGATCGCTGGCCGTAACTGGTACCGCAACGGCGACTGGCTGCCACGACCGGTTCGCTTCTTTGAAGATCAAAACGGCTATGTTCACTCCAACGGCGATTTCGCTCGCGACGTGAACGGCGACGGCAAGATGGACGTCGTCGCTGGCGACTTCTTCCAGGGCAAAGTCAATTGGTATGAAAACCCAGGCGCGCCTGCCAACCTGCAAGGCCACCTCTGGAAAGAACACAACCTGATCGACACGCAGCTGACGACCAACGAAGCCACCGTGATGGTCGACCTGGACGGGGACGGCATTGATGAGTGGGTCACCAATCAGTGGAACCCGAAGAACCCACTGCTGGCTTGCCGCTTCACCAAGAACGATAAAGGCGAACCACAGCTAACCTCGTTCAAGATCGGCGATCGCAATGGTCATGGTATTGGCATCGGCGATATCAACAACGATGGGCGCATGGACATCCTCGTCGGGCACGGCTGGTACGAAGGTCCCGAAGGGGGCCCGTGGTCGAGCGAGTGGACCTTCCATGAAGACTGGCAAGATCACCTCCCCTGCCCCATGTTGGTGACTGACATCAACGGCGACGGCAAGAACGACATCATCGCCAGTAAAGCGCACGGCTTCGGCCTGTGGGCGTGGATTGCCAACGGCACTGACAAGGAAGGCAAGCTGACCTTCGAGCAGAAGATGATCGACGACACCTTCAGCCAGGCTCACTGCCTACACCTGGCCGATCTGGACGGTGACGGCAAGGACGACCTGGTGACCGGCAAACGCGTCCGAGCCCACAACGGCAACGACCCAGGCGGCAAAGAACCACCGGTGATGAACTACTACACGTGGGACGATAGCGGCAAATTCACCCGCCACACCATCAACCGAGGCGAAGTTGGCATCGGACTACAAATCCGCACCGCCGACATCGATGGCGACGGCGATATTGATATTGTCGTCCCCGGTAAAGATGGGACGCAGATTTTGTTCAATCCGCTGAAGAACTAA
- a CDS encoding sensor histidine kinase gives MRWPLIYQVTLPLTLWTLVTVFALSLLNLWYAQVETGEEVEARLAAINQQLTEARFPLSQPVLQQIQGLTGTELAVTDNTGKLLRATTEITAQELPALLKGTNPGVVSLAEVVDLAGISYFHSTTTSRFSGGGDVTVHLLFPKVNYDRRVAQSFWPLMLLGLVAVGPMLLVASVLAVRITRPIAKLQKQVASIAEGDFIEVPPGKTNDELRDLSLAINQMSQQLQQYETKVRTMERAQVLGQIGAGFSHQIRNAMTGGQMALGLHRLDCNIPDCESLQVAQRQMAMVEHMVQAMLRLGRKQGIDRKTIRISQLIDATVMMVEPQAQHHGLTIHRQVDFPPEATMDADMVLLQTCLMNLLLNGIEAILAAHAAQGAEGKEVAGSGGLEIEASPHDGEEWITIRVCDEGMGPPAEIADQLFEPLVTTKPEGTGLGLPVVREIVELHGGTIEWYRVDGKTCFQITLPRRAK, from the coding sequence ATGCGTTGGCCCCTTATTTACCAAGTCACTTTGCCGCTGACGCTGTGGACACTTGTCACCGTCTTCGCGCTTTCGCTGTTGAACCTCTGGTATGCCCAAGTCGAAACAGGCGAAGAGGTCGAGGCACGCCTTGCGGCAATCAACCAGCAGCTTACGGAGGCCCGTTTTCCCCTCTCACAGCCGGTGCTCCAGCAAATTCAAGGGCTGACTGGCACAGAACTGGCCGTGACCGACAATACCGGCAAGCTACTGCGAGCCACCACCGAGATCACCGCCCAGGAGCTTCCAGCACTCTTGAAAGGCACGAACCCAGGCGTCGTCAGTTTGGCGGAAGTGGTCGATCTGGCAGGCATCAGCTACTTCCATAGCACGACCACGTCGCGATTCTCTGGCGGGGGCGATGTGACCGTTCATCTGCTATTTCCCAAGGTCAACTACGATCGGCGTGTCGCTCAATCGTTCTGGCCGCTCATGCTATTGGGGCTGGTAGCCGTCGGGCCGATGCTGTTGGTGGCAAGTGTGTTGGCCGTGCGAATCACACGCCCGATCGCCAAGCTGCAGAAGCAGGTCGCCTCGATTGCCGAAGGAGACTTCATCGAGGTGCCGCCTGGCAAGACGAACGACGAACTGCGAGATCTTTCGCTGGCGATCAATCAAATGTCGCAGCAATTGCAGCAATACGAAACCAAAGTTCGCACGATGGAGCGTGCCCAGGTCTTAGGGCAAATCGGGGCGGGCTTCTCGCATCAAATCCGCAACGCGATGACAGGCGGCCAGATGGCTCTGGGGCTGCATCGTTTGGACTGCAACATTCCCGATTGCGAGAGTCTGCAAGTTGCCCAGCGGCAGATGGCGATGGTCGAACACATGGTTCAAGCGATGCTCAGACTAGGCCGCAAGCAAGGCATCGATCGTAAGACAATCCGCATTTCGCAGCTGATTGACGCCACGGTGATGATGGTCGAGCCGCAGGCTCAGCATCATGGATTAACGATTCATCGCCAGGTCGACTTTCCGCCTGAGGCAACAATGGATGCCGATATGGTCTTGCTGCAAACGTGTCTGATGAATTTGCTGCTCAATGGGATCGAAGCGATCTTGGCGGCGCATGCGGCCCAGGGAGCGGAAGGAAAGGAAGTCGCCGGATCGGGGGGGCTCGAGATTGAGGCCTCTCCGCACGATGGGGAAGAATGGATTACAATTCGAGTATGCGACGAGGGAATGGGCCCGCCAGCCGAAATCGCGGATCAATTGTTCGAGCCCTTGGTAACCACCAAACCGGAAGGTACCGGGCTCGGGCTACCAGTAGTCCGCGAGATTGTCGAGCTGCACGGGGGAACGATCGAGTGGTACCGAGTCGATGGGAAAACCTGTTTTCAAATCACGCTACCTCGCCGAGCTAAGTAA